In Bos taurus isolate L1 Dominette 01449 registration number 42190680 breed Hereford chromosome 13, ARS-UCD2.0, whole genome shotgun sequence, the DNA window gcaaggaaatcaatccagtcaatcctaaaagaaatcaaccctgaatatcccttggaaggaccgatgttgaagctgaagctccaatactttggccacctgatgtaaagtcctaactcactggaaaagaacatgatgctgggaaagattgaggatatgacaaaggagaagggggctacacagggggagatggttggatgacatcactgacccaatgcacatgaatttgaataaactcagggagacagggaaggacagggaagcctggcgtcgtGCCTCAGTACATGCGGTCATAAAGACTGgggcatgacttagggactgaacaacaaaggcccCTCTGAGTACTACTTCTCCAGTGAACCTCCCACTGTGGTCTCCTAACTTTTTAGATAAGGTAACTGCCTGAAGTTGCAAGAATAACAGACTGGAACTGAAGAAAACTGTTCAAGTTGCGGCTCCGCTTCCAACAGCTACAAGTTCAGACATGTCCTTTAACTTGATCCTTAATTCCAGTggctcagcttccccatctgttaAATGGCCCAAGTATCAGACTAAGTGCTTTTGAATGTTCAAAACAAAACTCACCTTACCCAAAGGCTCTTCCTGCTGACCGCCAAATGTTTACTCTGCTGCCTGAAGAGAAGCCTCCAGAGAAGcggtccctcccctcccctgctacTCCTCTCACTTCCACCCGTCCTTGTACCTACAAGTCCTGTCGTCTCAGGACACGGTGTTCAGTGACCCCCGACCAGGCTGTTGACCACATCCATCTCTCCTGCTGTCTATTATACCCCACTCAGAACCAGTCTTTCTTCTATCCGATCCATTCCCCAAAGTTCTGCGTGGTGCTTTAGTccctaaatcgtgtccgactcttgcaatcccatggactgtagactgccaggctcctctgtccacgggattctccaggcaggaatactggagtgggttgccatttccttctccagaggatctttccaatccaagaatcaaacccaggtctcctgcattgcaggcagattctttaccgactgggctatgagggaagccccttaattactggggaagccccttaattaatgaagttaaagacgctcagtctgactttttgcgaagtctgactctttgcgagagTCCAtgccagaatacgggagtgggtagcctttcccttctctaggggatcttcccaacccagcgattgaaccgaggtctcccccactgcaggcagattctttaccagatgagcgcCTAGCGCTCTAACAGCTATCTACACACAGAGTAATCCCATCGCTCCTCTGAAATGCCTTGGGAGTGAAGAGCGAGCCTCCCGCCCCAGAGCCCCCTTGCTGCCCGCCCTTCCCcggcagggaggggagggtgttTGCATGGCCGGCTCCCCGGTGGGGCTACACTCACCGCAGCCCTCAGGGCGCGGCTCTAACGCCCGGGCTACCCCGTCCCCACCTCCCCGGTGTAACTCGCACCTGAGCTCCAGCAGCCCGTCTCCCGGTCTCTCTGCGCGCCACCGGGGCGAGAGGCCCACCGCGCAGTCCGCGCGCACAGAGGCTTCGAGGACGCGGGGCGGCCGGGGTCGCTGAGGAAGTGGCGGCGTCCCCGGCGCGCGGGAAGCCGCCGAAACCGACCTGCCCACAGCCACGGAGTGGAACCACAGGCACACCCGCCATCTCGCACGCGGTTGTGCAGCCCCAGAGCAGCGGCCCCGGGAGACGCCCGCCCGCCCCCGCCCTCACGGCGCCCCGCCTCAGGCAGCCTTCCCTCGGCCGCGCGGGGCAGCTCCCGGGCCGGCTCCACGGGCTTCTCGCAGAACACGGCGCGCGCGCCGGGCGGAGAGCTTAGGCCGGGCCTCTGCGAGGGTCGGCGGCGCGCAGGGGGCGTGTGAGCGGCCAGCACCTGCCCGCGCCTGGGGGCGGGGTTGTGTGGGCGGCGAGCCCGGCGGGCGCCTGCGCCGGGGGCGTGCGGCCGGGGAGCGCGGGCCGGCGTCGAGGGTTGTGAGAGCCGGAGCGCCGCCCGGCGCACTGGGGTGAGGGCGGCGCGTGAGCGGCTTGCCGGGCCGTTGGGGAGCGGGGAGCCTGGCCATTGGGGAGCGGGGAGAGGGGTGCGTGTGAGCGGCGAGCCGGGCCGTTGGGGAGCGGGGAGAGGGGTGCGTGTGAGTGGGGAGCGTGAGCCGCTGAGCCGAGAGCGTGTGAGCGGGGAGCCAGTTcgctggggagtggggagaggggtgcGTGAGAGCGGGGAGCGTGAGCCGAGAGCGTGTGAGCGGCGAGCCGGGCCGTTGGGGAGCGGGGGGAGGGGTGCGTGTAAGCGGGGAGCCAGGCCGGCGCCGCAGGGGTCGTGTGagccctgttggtgggaaaggCGCGACGGCGCCCGGGGGCCCTGTGAACCGGGCACGGGGCCCTGTCAGTGGAAAACGCGCGCCGGCGCCCCGGGGCCCTGTGAGCCGGGAGGGCGGACAGTCACCCTCTGGCCTGAGGGGCGAGCAGCTGGCagtcgaacccgggccccctccGCGTGGGGCCGGCAAGGCGCCCGGAGAAAGCTGTGAGGCGCCAGCAGTGGGCTTGGCCAGTGCCTGCGTCCCGCCGCTACCGGGCtcctaattgtttttaatttgaggataatgACAATATCCTGATTTTTCTACCCTACACTTTGGGTTCTGAAGTGACGTTTATCTAAAAATTGCTGTATTCCAGGTCAGTCTTACAGCCAAATGTTTGTGTCCCTTCCTTCCGTTCTCCCCtcgatttttattggagtacagttgatttacaatattgtgttagtgtcAGGTGTGCCGCAGACTGAATCAGTTACGTGTATATATCAGCTCTTTAAAAAGCGTTTTTTCCGTATGGGCTCTTACAGAgtgttgagttccctgtgctgtacggttggtcctcattagttatctatttcctACACAATAGtgtgtagtgtgtatgtgtcagtcccagtctcccaaccAAATGTATGTTTCTTTGGTACATGTGCACGTGTAAAACTGCTAGAGAGCGTCAGAGAGCAACAGGctgaattgtgttttttttttttttaccactttggCCTTGAAAAGAGAGTTCTTGAAACTTGAAAGTATTACTGCGTTTAAATTGTCAAGTTGATCTGCAAGGAACATTTCAAGAGACTCAAAAGTATGGGGGATAGTGATAAATCTGTGGGCTTATGACAACAGCAGTTTGCTTTAGTGATGTtttaacaagggcttccctggtcgctcagttggtaaagcatccgcctgcagtgcaggagaccccggttcgattcctgggtcgggaagatctggagaagggaaaggctacccactccagtattctggcctggagagttccatggactgtacagggcatggggtggcaaagagtcagagacaactgagcgacttttacttttaTGCTAATAATACAAAGCATTTTGGATGTGCGGAGTACCTTTATGGAAGCCATACTTGAAGTAACAGAAAGTAAGGGTGCCCTGTTTGAAGGTGGCACCAATGGAAGGAGATAGGAAGGGCCTGCTCTCTTCGTTGCAGGCGGCTGCTGCCTGGTGATCCAGCACCGTGCCTGAAGTCAGCATCCTGGTTCTGACACTTAGGAGCTGTGGGATCTTGGCAAAACCTGTCTTACCTGGATTACACGTGGGCAGTTTGTAAAAGTAGGATATTTTCTTAGAAAGGGTTTAGGAAATCTTCATGCAACTCAGTGTTCATTTTAACAGAGCATCTCTGAGAGCCTTCCACAGAAGTATGTGGATCATTTATCTGGAGCTGCTGgtcaaagaggaaaagaagacatTAAATGGACAAGTAGAAGGTAAGAACTAGATTTGATAGGTCACTTGACAGAACGTTGAATTAAAATGGGACTGCTGAAGTAttctaatagccaaagcaaatCACCTGTCGGATGTGTAGTGAGGAAAAAGTCGAGGAGGGATATAGTGTATCTTATCAGGTGTCAGCCACAGATTAAATTGAGAATGCCATTTAAGGAGCTAAATTATGAGTTCCtggacttccttggaggtctggtccaatggttaagactgtgcagttaagactctgatgcagggggtgcagtttcgatccctggtcagtgtGATCatggctgaaagaaaaaaattactagtTGTGTTTCAAGATACTCTACAACCTCAGGAAGGTTGAGAAATAAGAGGAAAGAGGGAATGAAGGATGAGAGAGGCATAGGGTTCAGggaggaaatgaaggaaaagaaagcaagggTCTATGGGGGAAGGTGGCAAGAAATAAATTAGGTCTTTAGAAAAAGGGAGAGTATTTGACATGGGTGATGAATTTGAAGTGAGCTTGTCCGAGAGGAACAGCAGAGTTTTCCTCGTCTTATTGTTTTTCTGCCTGTGAGAAGGCATTCAGGATTGAGGTCCCTGGGCACGCAGAGCTGTGTGTTAGCCTCTGTGCAGGAACATGGGCATAGGCACTCAGCTGTAAATGTGTGCAAATTGATGTCATATGAGATGATGCTACTTCATAGGATGGTGTCACCTAGGCCAAAACAAAAGAactggaaggaaagagagagcagGGGCCATGATGGGGAGATCAAGGAACCTACAGCCTGATACAGTGTCCACTGGAAGTTTCCAGCTTCTAATGCAGTTTCAATTTGGAGGGAAGTGTCTCCAAAGTGAGGGTAGAGTGAaggtatgttgctgctgctgctaggtcgcatcagttatgtccaactctgggcgaccccataaacggcagcccaccaggcttttccatccatggggtttcccaggcaagagtactggagtgggttgccattgccttctcctgagggTAAGTTGAGGCTAAGATTTTAGAAGAATAAATTAAGTTGAGGTCATGTAGAAGCAGGCTCAGTGTAGACCAGAGTTTCTCACATTTGAATTAGTTGCCTGGGGACCTTGTGGGAAGTGTACTTGCTGAGCAGGAGGTCTGAGATTCTGTGTTTCTAACAGGCTTTCTGAGTAACAAGGGTGTAGCCTTGCCTTTAGAGAAATCTGGAAGAGGAGCATCGGATAGTGCAGGACAGAATAGGATCAAGAAaaagcattattttgtttttctttctgagcgTGTTTATAGCCAGAGGGAAGCAAAGAGTTGCAGTAGCAATGACGGTGTAAGATACCATTGCTAAGCAGAGAGGGGAAAAGAAGTGGTGGAGATGATCCATAGAAGGAATGTAAAGGGGGAAGAATTCAGGCCGCAGATCCAGAGATTACCCTTTGGAAAGGAGAGATTCTAGTgacaggaggaagagaggaaagtaAGTCCTTAGGGAGGTGAGTTTGGAGTTGATGAGGACACTTGAGAGAATTCCTTCTACATGGCTCCAGTGTATTTccactgaaaagagaaaagatcATTGTTGCTCCAGAGaatactgggggtgggggagaagggtgGTGGTGCTAGAAGTAGGGGAAACCCCACCCCTCTAAGTAACTCTCAGGCATCAGACGTATATGTTGTACTGGTGTTTGTTATTTGAAGTAGACTAATTCGAATATGGAaggcattgactttttttttttaagatagctgATTTTTTGGCAGTTGTTTCACAGAAATCCTCTGAAGCATTAGCATGATGTCGCAAACCAAACTAAGTTTTGAAACAAGACAGATTAATAGGGTTCATCCCCTAAATGCTAGAAgtgttattttcaataaatactacACTGATTTTGAAACATGCAAGATTTTTAATATCTAATAATTCTGTGGCAATTAAATTATTCATAAAGTTCTTATGGAATACAGAATAGGCAACAAACAGATTGAGTGAATCAATGTAAGTAATACTAGAAaagtaaaaagtagaaaaaatgagACAAACTAGTTAGTCTTCATGAAGAGACGCTTACAGTGAGTAACGTGTAAGATACAATAAGCTGTGAAGCAGTAGTGAGTTTGAGGGGAGAGGACAACGTGGAAGTGATTCTCTGAAATAAGAGTTTGTAGAAGGTCGTCAGAGTTGTATTCTTCCTCACATTCTAATAAATGGAGACTTTGTTTTCGTATTTTTCAGGTTGGGATTCTACTGGTTTGAGCCTCAGTAGTGAGACTTGTCAAAGAGCCAGGCATTTGCAAGTTGATGATCAGTGTCTGTTGATTTCACAATCAATGACCAAAAATCAGTCAGCATCCACAGAATTGGGACAGATGAccttgttaggtagttagaataggaaaaaggagtccagaatggcagtggctaaaagacaaggaagggtaGAGCCCACAAagatagaacaaaggaaggtccaaggaccagagtgaggacctcaggtagaaaaaaacagcactcctggctagcccggTTTACATGGGGCaagcccagggggaggaaaaaaacatataagaagagaagccaaaggtcCAGGGGTCTCTGTCCCATGCGTGCgtgctctgtctctctccctctctctcttcctttcttctcttcgtGTCTTTTGGGTTGGCGTGCCCTcatgccttgaggatgtattttcctttattttctaagtaaaactgagctgtaacatggagctacaacactgtctgagagctgtgacacgctgaGGGCTTTAACGTCCTTCACTTCAAATGTTTATTGTGacaagacagaaccgaggaaattacacactcccctgacaacCTTAATAGATAAAGAAAAGGTGAATATTGGAGTGGTGTTTCTGGCAGGGACTTACACGCTCTATCAGCTGTGCAGGTCTGAGCtgccagaaaacagagaaagcaaacaagGTAGTGAAGAAGCCCAGAGCTTTCAGCCCTGGGCCACCTGGGCACTGACGTTTCCAAAATTAGATATTGTGGGAAAATCTACTGTGTGCTGACTCCTTTTATGCCACCTACAGGCAAACGGTATTTC includes these proteins:
- the LOC132346864 gene encoding uncharacterized protein, producing the protein MLTSGTVLDHQAAAACNEESRPFLSPSIGATFKQGTLTFCYFKYGFHKDQLDNLNAVILSSFKNSLFKAKVGPRAPSRLSHQQGSHDPCGAGLAPRLHAPLPPLPNGPARRSHALGSRSPLSRTPLPTPQRTGSPLTRSRLSGSRSPLTRTPLPAPQRPGSPLTRTPLPAPQWPGSPLPNGPASRSRAALTPVRRAALRLSQPSTPARAPRPHAPGAGARRARRPHNPAPRRGQVLAAHTPPARRRPSQRPGLSSPPGARAVFCEKPVEPARELPRAAEGRLPEAGRREGGGGRASPGAAALGLHNRVRDGGCACGSTPWLWAGRFRRLPARRGRRHFLSDPGRPASSKPLCARTARWASRPGGAQRDRETGCWSSGGWTEASSGGGESFIRAKPT